Proteins found in one Planctomycetaceae bacterium genomic segment:
- a CDS encoding radical SAM protein encodes MQPNEPAAFRHAVCVYPYRRELNEAGFWPPLGLEFIAAVVQRHARTLDVVDLRMEKGRTGDFLRPETDLVCFSVNWDLDREFLDEEIRSVPPGILTIVGGRHATECPERWLTEFPNIDAVVRGDGEEAMEELCRGVPMDEVAGLSFRKDGLIRHNPNRTLGQAPDDLYPDRRLRRGAYVLKIKGVSTGLKVDSIATSRGCPFQCKFCSFNRNPWGEKRKWTARSPESVVDELGQMDARLVGFTDDLFTHDMDRVERICDLILARGIRKQYIVNARLEIARRPEVLRKMERAGFLMLLLGIESAHDKTLQSMQKGFGVARIRKYFEVLRHSRMILHGYFILGCIGESVKDMLAIGPFARQLGLDTIGLSCLRYSPYSGLDELVAQSPGYQISSSGKIYSDHCSGKQMRRVRRQIHREFYTAAGVARMARKGLQVGAVSLLPGVLPYLPKIALRWMTYLRDRSRRRAQKRRDGAAPLS; translated from the coding sequence ATGCAGCCGAACGAACCAGCGGCCTTCAGACACGCGGTGTGCGTGTATCCCTATCGGCGAGAGCTCAATGAGGCGGGTTTCTGGCCGCCGCTGGGGCTCGAATTCATTGCCGCTGTCGTCCAGCGACACGCCCGGACCCTGGATGTGGTCGATCTTCGAATGGAGAAAGGGCGAACAGGCGACTTCCTGCGACCGGAGACAGACCTGGTCTGCTTCTCGGTCAATTGGGACCTCGATCGCGAGTTTCTGGACGAAGAAATCCGTTCCGTGCCGCCGGGGATTCTCACGATTGTCGGCGGCCGACACGCAACCGAGTGTCCGGAGCGGTGGCTGACGGAGTTCCCTAATATCGATGCAGTGGTCCGAGGCGACGGCGAGGAGGCGATGGAGGAACTATGTCGGGGCGTGCCGATGGACGAGGTTGCCGGGCTGAGTTTCCGCAAGGACGGGCTCATCCGACATAATCCCAACCGGACCCTCGGCCAAGCGCCTGACGACCTGTACCCCGACCGCCGGCTCCGCCGCGGGGCGTACGTCCTGAAGATCAAGGGCGTCAGCACGGGCCTGAAGGTCGATTCGATCGCCACCTCGCGCGGTTGTCCGTTTCAGTGCAAGTTCTGTTCATTCAATCGAAACCCCTGGGGCGAGAAGCGCAAGTGGACGGCCCGGTCGCCGGAGTCCGTCGTCGATGAACTGGGGCAGATGGACGCTCGACTGGTCGGCTTCACCGACGATCTGTTCACGCACGACATGGACCGGGTCGAACGGATCTGCGACCTGATCCTCGCCCGGGGCATCCGCAAACAGTATATCGTCAACGCCCGACTGGAGATCGCCCGGCGCCCGGAGGTCCTGCGGAAGATGGAGCGGGCGGGTTTCCTCATGCTCCTTCTGGGCATCGAGTCCGCCCACGACAAGACCCTGCAGTCCATGCAGAAGGGCTTCGGCGTGGCGCGGATCCGCAAGTACTTCGAGGTTCTGCGCCACAGCCGCATGATCCTTCACGGCTATTTCATCCTTGGCTGCATCGGGGAGAGCGTCAAAGACATGCTGGCGATCGGCCCCTTCGCTCGCCAACTCGGCCTGGACACGATCGGTCTTTCCTGCCTGCGATACAGTCCCTACTCCGGCCTGGACGAACTGGTCGCTCAAAGCCCGGGCTATCAGATTTCCAGCAGCGGAAAGATCTACTCCGACCACTGCTCCGGCAAACAGATGCGGCGAGTGCGGCGACAGATACATCGGGAGTTCTATACAGCCGCCGGGGTTGCACGCATGGCCCGAAAAGGGCTGCAGGTTGGTGCGGTGAGCCTGTTGCCCGGCGTGCTGCCCTACTTGCCGAAGATCGCTCTGCGATGGATGACGTACTTGCGGGACAGGTCCAGGCGCCGCGCCCAGAAGCGACGCGACGGAGCTGCTCCGCTCTCCTGA